Proteins co-encoded in one Brassica oleracea var. oleracea cultivar TO1000 chromosome C4, BOL, whole genome shotgun sequence genomic window:
- the LOC106341047 gene encoding zinc finger protein ZAT12-like — translation MEKEREIEMINKMASCLIYLSKAHQHDTKSRVFACKTCNKEFPSFQALGGHRASHRRSAALEGHATPSPKRVKPVKHECPICGAEFAVGQALGGHMRKHRGGGGSRSLAPAPVTMKKSGGGNGKRVLCMDLNLTPGENDDLKLELGRL, via the coding sequence ATGGAAAAGGAAAGAGAGATAGAGATGATCAACAAGATGGCAAGCTGCTTGATTTATCTATCAAAGGCTCACCAACACGACACCAAAAGCCGCGTTTTCGCGTGCAAGACGTGCAACAAGGAGTTCCCGTCGTTCCAAGCCTTGGGAGGCCACCGAGCAAGCCACCGCAGATCGGCTGCCCTTGAAGGCCACGCAACTCCTTCTCCCAAGAGAGTCAAACCGGTGAAACACGAGTGTCCTATATGCGGTGCCGAGTTCGCCGTAGGGCAAGCCTTGGGTGGTCACATGCGGAAGCATAGAGGAGGAGGAGGTAGCCGAAGCTTGGCACCAGCGCCGGTGACTATGAAGAAATCCGGCGGCGGTAATGGAAAGAGGGTCTTATGTATGGATTTGAACTTGACGCCGGGAGAGAATGATGATTTGAAGCTGGAGCTTGGGAGGTTGTGA
- the LOC106337431 gene encoding histone H2B.3-like: MAPKAGKKPAEKKPAAAAAPAAEKPAEEVAEKAPAEKKPKAGKKLPKEAIGATDKKKKRSKKSIETYKIYIFKVLKQVHPDIGISSKAMGIMNSFINDIFEKLAQEASKLARYNKKPTITSREIQTAVRLVLPGELAKHAVSEGTKAVTKFTSS, translated from the coding sequence ATGGCACCAAAGGCAGGAAAGAAACCCGCAGAGAAGAAGCCCGCCGCCGCCGCAGCCCCCGCGGCAGAGAAGCCGGCGGAGGAGGTAGCCGAGAAGGCCCCGGCGGAGAAGAAACCCAAGGCGGGGAAGAAGCTGCCGAAGGAAGCCATCGGGGCGACGGACAAGAAGAAGAAGAGGAGCAAGAAGAGCATCGAGACGTACAAGATCTACATCTTCAAGGTGCTGAAGCAGGTCCACCCGGACATCGGGATCTCGAGCAAGGCCATGGGGATCATGAACAGCTTCATCAACGACATCTTCGAGAAGCTCGCCCAGGAGGCCTCGAAGCTCGCTAGGTACAACAAGAAGCCCACGATTACCTCCCGCGAGATCCAGACCGCCGTGAGGCTCGTTCTCCCCGGTGAGCTCGCTAAGCACGCCGTCTCCGAAGGAACCAAGGCCGTGACTAAGTTTACTAGCTCTTGA